The Chryseobacterium glaciei DNA window TTACAGATTTCATTTATGGAATCGACAATAATAATGAACATCTTAACCAAGCATTAGATTTAAAAATAATTGATGCTAAAGTTGATCTTGAATACGGAATAAAAAATTCTGATCTTATCATCGTAGCTATTCCCGTAGATTCTGCAAGGAAAATTTTGCCTAATATTTTAGATCTGATTTCAGAAAACCAAACCGTAATGGATGCCGGTTCTACCAAAGCTGGAATTGTTGTTGCCGTAAAAGATCACCCAAAACGTTCAAGATTTGTAGCCTTTCACCCAATGTGGGGAACGGAAAATAATGGCCCAAAATCTGCTGTTTCAGAAAGTTTTTCAGGAAAAGCAGGGGTTATTTGTAATAAAGAAGAATCTGCAGAAGATGCTTTACATTTAGTTGAAAAAATCGTTGAAAGTCTTGATATGCATTTGATTTACATGAATGCAGAAGCTCATGATGTTCACACCGCTTATATTTCACATATTTCACACATTACATCTTATGCTTTAGCAAATACAGTATTGGAAAAAGAGCGTGAAGAAGAAACTATTTTTCAATTGGCGAGTTCCGGTTTTTCGAGTACGGTTCGTTTAGCAAAATCTCATCCTGAAATGTGGGTTCCGATCTTTAAACAAAACAAAGAAAATGTTTTGGATGTTTTGAATGAACATATTTCTCAGTTAAGGAAATTCAAAGTTGCCTTGGAAAAAGAGAATTATGAATACTTAGGAGAATTGATTTCTAATGCTAATAAAATACGAGGAATACTTGATAAATAGCATTATTTTCTTTTGTCTTAACACAAAAGAAACAAAAAGTCAAGACTGGAAACTTCGGCTAAAAATTAAAATTTAATCCTAAAATCCCCAAAACTCACGCGAATTTAAAATAGATTTATTATCAAATTTTATCTCGCGCTCAAACAGTGG harbors:
- a CDS encoding prephenate dehydrogenase, whose translation is MKISIIGVGLIGGSIALKLRQKGITDFIYGIDNNNEHLNQALDLKIIDAKVDLEYGIKNSDLIIVAIPVDSARKILPNILDLISENQTVMDAGSTKAGIVVAVKDHPKRSRFVAFHPMWGTENNGPKSAVSESFSGKAGVICNKEESAEDALHLVEKIVESLDMHLIYMNAEAHDVHTAYISHISHITSYALANTVLEKEREEETIFQLASSGFSSTVRLAKSHPEMWVPIFKQNKENVLDVLNEHISQLRKFKVALEKENYEYLGELISNANKIRGILDK